In one Brevibacillus choshinensis genomic region, the following are encoded:
- a CDS encoding Cof-type HAD-IIB family hydrolase, whose translation MLLTPRLAAFDMDGTLLNEQSQMADATKEACRALQEQGCKLVLSTGRTYGSALIPVDSFPFDGYVCSNGATVYEADGTMVHRTILPKDMVIGAIHALRKEAIYYELHDTASNRLMVKEDRERLEALVEEDTSVEGISIRRFAFYKLARVVPLAELLDMVESGESEVVKLFIWHNSPERLEWVREQLEPWSNRSSITTSGKHNVEVIPHGVSKWEGLRYFCSKWGITPDQVMAFGDAENDREALTEVGYSVAMENASPAIKELARYVAAHHNEDGVARFIRDHVLGRT comes from the coding sequence ATGCTGCTCACACCGCGTTTGGCTGCTTTTGATATGGATGGGACTCTGTTAAACGAACAATCCCAAATGGCAGATGCCACAAAGGAAGCTTGTCGGGCGCTGCAGGAACAAGGCTGCAAGCTGGTATTGTCTACTGGCAGAACGTACGGGTCTGCACTGATTCCCGTTGATTCTTTTCCGTTTGATGGCTACGTCTGCAGTAATGGAGCTACTGTCTATGAGGCAGATGGCACGATGGTTCACCGCACCATTTTACCAAAGGACATGGTGATCGGTGCTATTCACGCCTTGCGTAAAGAAGCGATCTATTATGAACTGCATGATACGGCGAGCAATCGATTGATGGTAAAGGAAGATCGGGAGCGTCTGGAGGCATTAGTCGAGGAAGATACTTCGGTCGAAGGCATTTCGATCCGCCGCTTTGCTTTTTATAAGCTGGCACGCGTCGTACCGCTGGCAGAGCTACTGGATATGGTCGAGTCGGGGGAGAGCGAAGTGGTAAAGCTCTTTATCTGGCACAATAGTCCAGAGCGTCTGGAATGGGTTCGGGAGCAGCTGGAACCTTGGTCCAATCGTTCGTCGATTACGACGTCCGGCAAACACAACGTGGAGGTCATTCCTCATGGTGTTTCCAAGTGGGAAGGCCTACGTTATTTTTGCAGCAAATGGGGAATTACGCCTGATCAGGTGATGGCTTTTGGTGATGCGGAGAATGACAGGGAAGCGCTGACAGAGGTTGGCTATTCCGTGGCGATGGAGAACGCTTCTCCTGCCATCAAGGAGCTCGCTCGTTATGTAGCGGCCCATCATAATGAGGATGGTGTGGCCCGTTTTATTCGGGACCATGTTTTGGGACGCACGTAA
- the nadA gene encoding quinolinate synthase NadA, with translation MDALALEKKAQRNAELRERLMQLKKERNAIILAHFYQRPEIQEVADFIGDSFGLAQKAKETDADVILFCGVHFMGESAKILNPQKTVIIPDERAGCPMADMVNVDGLRKLKAQHPNAKVVAYINTSADVKAETYICCTSSNAKQVIESVDSDEIIWVPDKNLGHYVSQFTDKKMIIWEGYCNTHDQLSVEDIMTLKQQYPEAVVVVHPECRPEVVSLADYVGSTTGILKYCRESSHKEFIIGTEDGTRYMLEKDSPDKTFIFASKYLVCPNMKVNNLKKCVEALENMKPEIFVPEDVADAARASLERMLEVAPA, from the coding sequence ATGGACGCTTTAGCGTTAGAAAAAAAAGCCCAGCGCAACGCTGAGTTACGAGAACGACTGATGCAGTTGAAGAAAGAGCGCAATGCCATTATCTTGGCACACTTTTATCAACGTCCGGAAATTCAGGAAGTGGCCGATTTTATTGGTGATTCTTTTGGGCTGGCTCAAAAAGCAAAGGAAACAGATGCAGACGTCATTTTGTTCTGTGGTGTTCACTTCATGGGAGAAAGTGCAAAAATTCTCAATCCCCAAAAGACGGTCATTATTCCTGATGAACGAGCGGGTTGTCCGATGGCGGATATGGTAAACGTAGATGGCTTGCGCAAGCTCAAAGCGCAGCATCCTAATGCAAAGGTAGTAGCGTACATCAATACATCGGCGGATGTAAAAGCAGAAACGTACATCTGCTGTACATCGTCCAACGCAAAACAAGTCATCGAATCCGTCGACAGTGACGAGATCATTTGGGTGCCGGATAAAAACCTGGGCCATTACGTATCCCAGTTTACCGACAAGAAGATGATCATTTGGGAAGGGTACTGCAATACGCATGACCAGCTGTCCGTCGAAGATATCATGACCTTGAAACAACAATACCCGGAGGCAGTTGTCGTCGTCCATCCGGAGTGCCGCCCAGAAGTCGTATCGCTGGCTGACTACGTGGGATCCACTACTGGTATCTTGAAATACTGCCGCGAGTCTTCTCACAAGGAATTCATTATCGGAACGGAAGATGGCACACGCTACATGCTCGAAAAAGACAGCCCTGATAAAACATTTATTTTCGCTTCTAAATATTTGGTCTGCCCGAACATGAAGGTGAACAACCTGAAAAAATGTGTAGAGGCACTGGAGAACATGAAGCCAGAGATTTTCGTTCCAGAAGATGTAGCCGATGCTGCTCGGGCATCTCTTGAACGGATGCTGGAAGTAGCTCCTGCGTAA
- a CDS encoding MBL fold metallo-hydrolase has protein sequence MHIQRLQWAGTLIRTKNVTLAIDPMYGSYSSFFGQPKEPFYPLTEFGSVDVVAVTHMHSDHFDPEAIKEAWGDEVQVFVPYEGVSRAEAAGLKKVKGMAFGEVAQIEDMKITAVYSADGLGDPQVAWLIEAEGKRLIHCGDTLWHGQWWNIAREYGNVDVAFLPVNGAVIEASNGQPICMSPEQGVAAASILGVSALVPIHYGSFHHPPTYMQTPDVLSRLHTSASQIEVTVRVLQHKEGFSL, from the coding sequence ATGCACATTCAACGTCTACAGTGGGCAGGTACTCTTATTCGTACCAAAAACGTAACCTTGGCGATTGACCCGATGTATGGAAGTTATTCATCTTTTTTTGGTCAACCGAAGGAGCCGTTTTATCCGTTGACTGAGTTCGGTTCCGTTGATGTAGTAGCCGTGACCCATATGCACTCGGATCACTTTGACCCAGAAGCGATCAAGGAGGCATGGGGAGATGAGGTGCAAGTTTTCGTCCCATACGAGGGAGTTTCCCGGGCAGAAGCTGCAGGATTGAAGAAGGTGAAGGGAATGGCCTTTGGGGAAGTGGCCCAGATTGAAGACATGAAGATCACAGCAGTCTATTCGGCAGATGGTTTGGGTGATCCGCAAGTGGCATGGTTAATCGAAGCCGAGGGAAAACGCCTGATTCACTGCGGGGATACGCTGTGGCATGGGCAATGGTGGAACATCGCTCGCGAATATGGCAATGTGGATGTCGCCTTCTTGCCTGTAAATGGTGCAGTCATTGAAGCTTCAAACGGCCAGCCAATTTGTATGTCACCTGAGCAGGGAGTAGCGGCGGCATCGATATTGGGTGTATCAGCACTGGTACCGATTCATTACGGATCGTTTCATCACCCCCCCACCTATATGCAGACTCCTGACGTACTGTCACGATTGCACACCAGCGCTTCACAAATAGAAGTAACGGTAAGAGTCCTACAGCACAAGGAAGGATTCTCTCTATAA
- a CDS encoding PCYCGC motif-containing (lipo)protein, whose translation MKRKSWLAISIMTAALLTGCGSTDQAGQEHANHSQHAANGDLQEMTASADQLPKFLDNQDPVIVASYKAAAANRELLKSIPCYCGCGESAGHLHNGNCFIKEELPDGSIVWDDHGTRCGVCMEIAVISSKLKDAGKTTKEIRDYIDSAYKEGYGKPTPTPMPS comes from the coding sequence ATGAAACGGAAATCATGGTTAGCCATCAGTATTATGACGGCTGCCTTGTTAACCGGCTGCGGTTCTACCGATCAAGCCGGTCAGGAGCACGCCAATCACTCTCAACACGCGGCGAACGGTGATCTGCAGGAAATGACCGCTTCCGCAGATCAATTGCCGAAATTTCTCGACAATCAGGATCCAGTTATCGTAGCGTCCTACAAAGCTGCAGCTGCCAACCGCGAACTACTAAAATCGATTCCTTGCTATTGCGGCTGTGGTGAAAGTGCGGGACACCTGCACAACGGTAACTGCTTTATTAAAGAAGAGCTACCCGATGGGTCCATCGTTTGGGATGATCACGGTACACGTTGCGGGGTATGCATGGAGATTGCCGTTATTTCCTCCAAGCTAAAGGACGCCGGCAAGACAACCAAGGAAATTCGCGATTACATCGATAGTGCCTACAAAGAAGGGTACGGAAAGCCAACTCCTACACCGATGCCGTCCTAA
- a CDS encoding metal ABC transporter substrate-binding protein — protein sequence MKKSLLAVISIVTAISIVGCGAKETASTPTSVDGAVAKPKVYTTIYPLEYAAKRIGGDYVEVTNLIPAGVEPHDYEPTAKDMVALSGADVFAYNGSGLELWVDKTVESLDKNKTTIVNATEGMDLLHAVEEEHGHESEAAATGKAEEHEHNHGENDPHVWLDPSKLKEQAAKVKDALVKKDQAHAADFEKNFQQLSADLDQLDKEFKEMVVQTSKKEFMVSHSAFSYLANRYGLEQIAISGVNPADEPSPSELKELVEHVKEHQISYVLFETLVSPKVAEVIAREAGVQTATLNPLEGLTQEDVKAGRDYLSIMRENIETLRTALK from the coding sequence ATGAAGAAGAGCCTTTTGGCCGTGATTAGTATAGTGACAGCGATAAGCATCGTAGGGTGCGGAGCAAAGGAGACGGCGAGCACACCAACATCTGTTGATGGTGCGGTAGCAAAGCCTAAAGTGTATACGACGATCTATCCGCTGGAGTACGCCGCGAAACGGATTGGTGGAGACTACGTGGAGGTCACCAACCTGATCCCGGCAGGCGTAGAGCCGCATGACTACGAGCCGACTGCAAAAGATATGGTGGCTCTATCCGGTGCGGACGTCTTTGCTTATAATGGCAGTGGTCTGGAGCTGTGGGTAGACAAGACGGTAGAAAGCCTCGACAAAAACAAGACGACGATTGTGAATGCTACAGAGGGAATGGATTTGCTCCACGCAGTAGAAGAGGAGCATGGACACGAGTCTGAAGCGGCAGCAACAGGGAAGGCAGAAGAGCATGAACATAACCATGGAGAAAACGACCCGCATGTTTGGTTAGATCCTAGCAAGTTAAAGGAACAAGCTGCAAAGGTGAAAGATGCCTTGGTGAAAAAAGACCAAGCGCATGCAGCTGATTTTGAAAAGAACTTCCAACAACTCTCTGCTGATTTGGATCAGTTGGACAAAGAATTTAAAGAGATGGTCGTCCAAACCTCTAAAAAGGAATTCATGGTTTCGCATAGCGCATTTAGCTACCTGGCTAATCGCTACGGTTTGGAACAGATCGCCATTTCAGGAGTAAATCCAGCTGACGAACCATCGCCGTCCGAATTGAAAGAATTGGTCGAGCATGTGAAAGAACATCAGATATCGTACGTTTTGTTTGAGACACTGGTATCTCCGAAAGTGGCGGAGGTAATCGCTAGAGAGGCTGGCGTACAAACAGCTACGCTCAATCCGCTGGAGGGTCTGACACAAGAAGATGTCAAAGCAGGTCGGGATTATCTGTCGATCATGCGTGAGAACATCGAGACTCTGCGTACAGCGTTAAAATAA
- a CDS encoding metal ABC transporter ATP-binding protein, with protein sequence MERTSQGEPVVKLTDVSFQYEEKVVLDHVAFSLERGDFVGIVGPNGSGKSTLMKLILGLLSPTKGTVELFGQPLPKFREWSRIGYVAQQVAHGAGGFPATVREVVASGLVGKVGLFRRLTSRHHEKVRDAVERVGLTAKLDQRIGSLSGGQLQRVFIARALVADPELLILDEPTVGVDQESIEQFYSLLRSLKEENGMTMMIVSHDVGVMTQWVNKVACVQKKIHFHGTAHEFAHNHEQILQQMYGDSVKLLSHHH encoded by the coding sequence ATGGAACGGACATCTCAAGGAGAACCTGTGGTAAAGCTCACGGATGTATCCTTTCAATACGAAGAAAAAGTGGTTCTCGATCATGTGGCTTTCTCCCTCGAGCGCGGTGATTTTGTCGGTATCGTCGGCCCGAACGGCTCGGGTAAATCTACGTTGATGAAGCTCATTCTCGGGTTGCTGTCTCCCACGAAGGGGACGGTGGAGCTGTTTGGGCAGCCGTTGCCCAAGTTCCGCGAGTGGAGCCGTATTGGTTATGTAGCACAGCAGGTCGCTCATGGCGCAGGCGGTTTTCCGGCAACGGTGAGGGAAGTGGTCGCTTCTGGTCTGGTCGGTAAGGTTGGCCTCTTTCGCAGGTTGACTTCTCGTCATCACGAGAAGGTGCGGGATGCGGTCGAACGCGTCGGTCTGACGGCAAAGCTGGATCAACGGATTGGCAGCTTATCGGGTGGGCAATTGCAGCGCGTGTTTATCGCACGAGCGCTTGTGGCGGATCCGGAGCTACTGATTTTGGATGAACCGACTGTCGGTGTGGATCAAGAATCCATCGAGCAGTTCTACAGCTTGTTGCGCTCCTTGAAAGAGGAGAACGGCATGACGATGATGATTGTCAGCCACGATGTAGGGGTCATGACGCAGTGGGTAAACAAAGTAGCTTGTGTCCAAAAGAAAATTCATTTCCACGGAACAGCTCACGAATTCGCTCACAATCATGAGCAAATCCTGCAGCAAATGTACGGTGATTCAGTAAAGCTGCTGTCTCATCATCACTAG
- a CDS encoding metal ABC transporter permease, with the protein MLADWWQYDFLRYTLFSGILIGLICPILGTFLIVRRLSMMADGLSHVTLSGVAAGMLISKKVAFFSAVNPLFFGMLFAVIGSLFIERLRKVYKAYQDLAIPIILSTGLGLFTVLISVADGFNTDLYSYLFGKIVTVSIEDLYALVAVAVVVLGTVILIYKELFAVSFDEEFARVSGVARRSINLWFMVLVALTIAASMRIVGVLLISALITLPVAASLQIAGSFRQTIFFSIVFAEISVLSGLYFAYLLDWASGGTIVLMAVLILLVVLGAKKLRSLMR; encoded by the coding sequence ATGCTGGCTGATTGGTGGCAGTATGATTTTTTGAGGTATACCCTGTTTTCAGGGATTTTGATCGGACTGATCTGCCCTATATTAGGAACTTTTCTGATCGTTCGGCGTTTGTCGATGATGGCGGATGGTTTGTCCCACGTAACGCTCTCTGGTGTCGCAGCCGGGATGCTGATATCCAAAAAGGTGGCCTTTTTCTCGGCTGTGAATCCGCTGTTTTTTGGGATGCTGTTTGCCGTGATCGGGTCGCTGTTCATTGAACGCTTACGAAAGGTGTATAAAGCGTACCAGGACCTGGCCATCCCGATTATTTTGTCCACTGGGTTGGGCTTATTTACGGTATTGATCAGCGTTGCGGATGGCTTCAATACGGACTTGTACTCCTATTTATTCGGGAAGATTGTAACGGTGTCCATTGAGGACTTATATGCGCTAGTCGCCGTTGCTGTCGTCGTGCTGGGAACGGTCATTTTGATTTACAAGGAACTGTTCGCCGTTTCTTTCGATGAAGAATTTGCCCGTGTATCCGGTGTCGCGCGTCGGTCGATCAACTTGTGGTTTATGGTCTTGGTTGCCTTGACGATCGCAGCTTCCATGCGGATTGTCGGCGTGCTCTTGATTTCCGCATTAATTACGCTTCCGGTAGCAGCCAGCCTACAGATTGCTGGTAGCTTTCGCCAAACGATTTTCTTTTCCATCGTGTTTGCGGAAATATCTGTTTTGAGCGGATTGTATTTTGCCTATCTGCTAGATTGGGCATCTGGTGGTACAATTGTGTTAATGGCTGTATTGATTTTGCTCGTTGTACTAGGTGCAAAAAAACTGCGTAGTCTCATGCGATAG
- a CDS encoding Fur family transcriptional regulator has protein sequence MKVEEALQILKDHGFKYTGKREEMIRICAAEKRYLSAKDIMERIKELYPTLSFDTVYRNISTFVELGILEETELDGEGKFRLACSTDGHHHHHVICTECGKTSSLPGCPMNIMSAVPDDFQVTGHKFEVYGTCKECVQHSN, from the coding sequence ATGAAAGTAGAAGAAGCGCTGCAGATATTAAAGGATCATGGATTCAAATATACAGGCAAGCGGGAGGAGATGATTCGCATCTGCGCGGCAGAGAAGCGATACCTTTCTGCCAAAGATATTATGGAGCGAATCAAGGAGCTTTATCCTACCCTCAGCTTTGATACAGTTTATCGCAATATCTCCACCTTTGTAGAACTGGGGATCTTGGAGGAAACGGAGCTGGATGGCGAGGGAAAATTCCGTTTGGCTTGTTCGACTGACGGTCATCATCATCACCATGTCATTTGTACCGAGTGTGGCAAGACATCCTCTTTGCCAGGCTGTCCCATGAATATCATGTCGGCTGTCCCCGACGATTTTCAGGTCACGGGTCACAAATTCGAGGTCTATGGCACGTGTAAGGAATGCGTGCAACATTCCAATTGA
- a CDS encoding L-aspartate oxidase — protein MIPRYIVDFDLHALPRKKTKVAIIGAGIAGLYTALQTSEYADVVLISKKGLDDSNTRWAQGGIAAVTAKSDSPALHRQDTLIAGAGLCSYDAVEVLVNEGPERLKELIAYGTEFDRDAQGQYELTQEGAHSKRRILHANGDATGAEIVRALSARVMEQPNIMVLENHFAIDVVTQDEECVGVIVRKPDGELFFLEAEATVLATGGAGQLYRYTTNPEIATADGIGIAYRAGARIKDVEFIQFHPTALYYPGAPRFLISEAVRGEGAILRNSNGERFMDKYHAQKELAPRDVVARAIVSEMEKANTTNVFLDITHESADLIRHRFPTIYQFCLQYGLDMVTDWIPVAPACHYIMGGVQTDLHGETSTKRLFACGEASSTGVHGANRLASNSLSEAVVFGHRISKRIKELPELPQIQPLTAVSEHCQDRDASTREQRVKLQKLMLRYVSVKRDEKGLQKALEELERMEQDYQGIPVEREDFEYLNLLNAAVLTTRAALMREESRGGHYRNDFPDKDDLIWRKHLVQSIRAGVQEESGKNDVE, from the coding sequence ATGATTCCCCGTTATATCGTCGACTTTGATTTGCACGCTTTGCCTCGAAAGAAAACGAAGGTCGCTATCATCGGAGCCGGGATCGCCGGCTTGTATACAGCGTTGCAAACGAGTGAATATGCTGATGTGGTACTGATCAGTAAAAAGGGATTGGACGACAGCAACACACGCTGGGCCCAGGGAGGGATTGCGGCGGTGACCGCCAAGTCTGATTCACCTGCCTTGCATCGTCAGGATACTTTGATAGCTGGGGCGGGACTTTGCTCGTACGATGCGGTGGAAGTCCTGGTGAATGAAGGCCCGGAACGCCTGAAAGAATTGATTGCATACGGTACGGAGTTTGACAGGGATGCGCAGGGGCAGTATGAGCTCACCCAGGAGGGCGCTCATAGCAAACGACGCATTTTGCACGCCAATGGAGATGCGACAGGAGCGGAAATCGTCCGAGCCTTATCCGCGCGAGTCATGGAACAACCGAACATTATGGTACTGGAAAATCATTTTGCGATCGACGTCGTTACGCAGGATGAGGAATGTGTGGGAGTGATCGTGAGAAAGCCGGATGGAGAGCTCTTTTTCCTGGAGGCAGAAGCGACCGTCTTGGCTACGGGTGGTGCAGGGCAATTGTATCGCTATACGACCAACCCGGAGATTGCTACTGCAGATGGAATTGGGATCGCTTATAGAGCGGGTGCCCGCATAAAAGACGTCGAGTTTATCCAGTTTCACCCAACTGCTCTATATTACCCAGGGGCTCCTCGCTTTTTGATCTCCGAAGCCGTTCGCGGTGAAGGAGCGATTTTGCGCAATAGCAACGGCGAGCGATTTATGGACAAGTATCATGCCCAAAAAGAGCTAGCTCCTCGTGATGTAGTGGCTCGAGCGATTGTCTCCGAGATGGAAAAGGCGAATACAACCAATGTGTTTCTCGATATCACACATGAATCGGCGGATCTGATTAGACATCGGTTCCCGACGATTTATCAATTTTGCTTGCAGTACGGCCTGGATATGGTGACGGACTGGATTCCAGTAGCACCGGCTTGCCATTATATTATGGGGGGCGTGCAGACCGATTTGCATGGAGAGACCTCTACCAAGAGGTTGTTTGCTTGCGGCGAAGCGTCTAGCACGGGCGTTCATGGGGCCAACCGTCTGGCCAGCAACTCGCTGTCCGAAGCGGTGGTATTTGGTCATCGTATTTCCAAGCGGATCAAGGAACTCCCGGAGTTGCCACAGATTCAGCCGTTGACAGCAGTTTCCGAGCATTGCCAAGACCGTGATGCGAGCACTCGTGAACAGCGGGTGAAGCTCCAAAAGCTCATGCTTCGCTATGTAAGTGTAAAACGGGATGAAAAAGGACTGCAAAAGGCGTTGGAAGAGCTGGAGCGCATGGAGCAGGACTATCAGGGGATTCCGGTGGAACGGGAAGATTTTGAATACCTGAACTTATTGAATGCGGCAGTGTTGACGACCAGGGCTGCCCTCATGCGGGAAGAAAGCCGGGGAGGGCATTACCGCAACGACTTCCCTGATAAAGATGACTTGATTTGGCGCAAGCATTTGGTACAGTCCATTCGTGCGGGTGTACAGGAGGAGAGTGGCAAGAACGATGTGGAATAG
- the nadC gene encoding carboxylating nicotinate-nucleotide diphosphorylase produces MWNRRELQRKIEEWLHEDLGYGDITTMSTIPESEQGVGILYAKEAGIVAGLQIAQQVFETVDPDLNFTAKVEEGARVEYGQQIAEVSGSVRSILSGERLALNLMQRLSAIATKTSEYVQAVAGTKVRVVDTRKTTPGMRFLEKYAVRVGGGHNHRFALYDAVMIKDNHIKGAGGIAQAVAAARAAIPHTMTVEVEAETLGQVQEALNAGADIIMLDNMSNEQMVEAVQLISGRALVEASGGVNLETIGSIAKTGVDIISVGALTHSVKAFDISLDLNTRKR; encoded by the coding sequence ATGTGGAATAGACGAGAGCTACAACGGAAAATAGAAGAATGGCTGCATGAGGATTTGGGTTATGGCGACATTACCACCATGAGTACGATCCCTGAAAGTGAGCAAGGGGTAGGGATTCTGTACGCTAAGGAAGCGGGAATCGTGGCTGGATTGCAAATCGCCCAGCAAGTGTTTGAGACGGTAGATCCCGATTTGAATTTCACGGCAAAAGTGGAAGAAGGCGCGCGAGTGGAGTATGGACAGCAGATCGCAGAAGTGAGCGGGTCTGTACGATCGATCTTGAGTGGGGAGCGTTTAGCTCTCAACCTGATGCAACGTCTTTCTGCGATCGCCACAAAAACGAGCGAGTATGTCCAGGCGGTAGCTGGCACAAAGGTACGAGTAGTCGATACACGCAAAACCACACCGGGTATGCGCTTTCTGGAAAAGTATGCGGTTCGCGTCGGGGGTGGGCACAACCATCGCTTTGCGTTGTATGATGCCGTCATGATCAAGGACAACCACATCAAGGGTGCAGGTGGAATTGCTCAGGCTGTAGCAGCAGCACGGGCTGCCATTCCTCATACAATGACAGTAGAGGTAGAGGCAGAGACACTGGGACAAGTACAGGAAGCGTTGAATGCAGGTGCCGATATCATCATGCTGGATAACATGTCGAACGAGCAAATGGTGGAGGCTGTCCAACTGATTTCTGGACGCGCTTTGGTCGAAGCCTCTGGTGGGGTCAATCTCGAGACGATTGGTTCCATTGCGAAGACAGGTGTTGACATCATTTCTGTAGGTGCACTGACGCATTCGGTCAAGGCATTTGACATCAGTCTTGATTTGAATACGCGGAAACGCTAA
- a CDS encoding type III pantothenate kinase, with product MLLVIDIGNSNIVMGLYEGDDLRHHWRVATDRNKTEDEYGMLVTSLFHHGGLVLAQVSGVIISSVVPPLNFTIERMCEKYLHQKPLLVGPGIKTGLNIKYEYPREVGSDRIVNAVAAIHHYGTPLIVVDFGTATTFCYVDERGQYWGGAIAPGIGISTEALVSRAAKLPRIEIAKPASVVGRNTIAAMQSGIYYGFVGQVEGIVRRIVAEYGTEPKVVATGGLASLVAKETECIHVVDPYLTLKGLRLIYERNQ from the coding sequence ATGCTATTAGTGATAGACATCGGCAATTCCAATATCGTCATGGGTTTGTACGAGGGAGACGATCTGCGGCATCATTGGCGAGTGGCCACCGACCGGAACAAGACAGAAGATGAATACGGCATGCTGGTAACAAGTCTGTTCCATCACGGGGGCCTGGTGCTTGCTCAGGTGAGCGGCGTCATTATTTCTTCGGTTGTGCCGCCTTTGAACTTTACCATTGAGCGGATGTGTGAAAAGTATTTACATCAAAAGCCATTACTTGTCGGTCCAGGGATCAAAACTGGATTGAACATTAAATACGAGTATCCACGGGAAGTGGGATCGGACCGGATTGTGAACGCAGTAGCGGCCATTCATCATTACGGAACGCCGTTGATTGTGGTGGACTTCGGGACGGCTACGACTTTTTGCTATGTGGACGAGCGGGGGCAGTATTGGGGCGGTGCCATTGCACCAGGGATCGGAATATCCACCGAGGCGTTGGTCAGCCGTGCAGCCAAACTGCCGCGCATCGAAATTGCCAAGCCGGCTAGTGTCGTGGGACGTAATACGATTGCAGCGATGCAGTCGGGCATCTACTACGGATTTGTTGGACAGGTAGAAGGCATCGTGCGCCGGATCGTTGCAGAATATGGGACCGAGCCCAAAGTAGTTGCGACAGGTGGACTCGCTTCGTTGGTGGCAAAGGAAACGGAGTGCATTCATGTAGTTGATCCCTATTTGACGTTAAAAGGGCTTCGCTTGATCTACGAACGAAATCAATAG
- a CDS encoding GNAT family N-acetyltransferase: MTMIRQATQQDMTAICRIDAIVLGNTSRSQELGESVAAGDCYVAYLDTDIIGFVVMNQSFFKQSFIQHLIVHPQYQNQGIGEDLMLHMEAVCTREKLFTSTNLSNKRMQRLCHKLHYVQSGIIDNLDPGDPEVIFCKQIRRRLPKTYPSKVQTI, encoded by the coding sequence ATGACCATGATCCGTCAAGCAACCCAGCAAGACATGACAGCTATCTGCCGAATTGATGCCATCGTGCTGGGAAATACCAGCCGCTCTCAGGAGCTAGGCGAGTCTGTAGCTGCGGGCGATTGCTACGTTGCCTACCTGGACACCGACATCATTGGTTTTGTTGTCATGAATCAAAGCTTTTTTAAACAGAGCTTTATCCAGCACCTGATCGTTCATCCCCAGTACCAAAATCAAGGAATCGGCGAAGACCTCATGCTCCATATGGAGGCTGTTTGCACGAGAGAAAAATTGTTCACTTCCACTAACCTTTCTAACAAACGGATGCAACGTCTCTGTCACAAGCTGCACTATGTCCAGAGCGGAATCATTGATAACCTCGATCCAGGAGACCCAGAAGTTATTTTTTGCAAGCAAATTAGAAGGCGCTTACCAAAAACATATCCAAGCAAAGTCCAGACGATCTGA
- a CDS encoding RcpC/CpaB family pilus assembly protein: MSVHPLRLLALLLLVSCVGIGSYFLVKPYTVTYIQLRQDVNKESGQLLETKDIEPLVVNLGGAFKRQPTPIPGLLLWDEAPNILGKSLNRKVKGGRPLLESDLDQAGQTEVDTKLNTTKTGMSIPVDNVVGVTPHLSTGERVHVYASFEDDAGAHSGLLLQNMPIISVQREMEGEQPNLVAVTLSLSRNEAVLLTHALHYGKIRLGLAAVMDGQKSGIGDTVFATDLMKTKKRWGNQEEERE, encoded by the coding sequence ATGTCTGTACATCCGCTGCGACTTTTGGCATTACTGTTACTTGTCTCATGCGTAGGAATCGGTTCGTATTTTCTGGTTAAACCGTACACGGTGACGTATATACAATTACGGCAAGACGTGAACAAAGAAAGTGGACAGTTACTAGAAACCAAAGACATTGAGCCATTGGTTGTAAATCTGGGGGGCGCATTCAAAAGGCAACCAACGCCTATCCCAGGGTTACTACTTTGGGATGAAGCACCTAATATCCTGGGAAAATCATTGAACCGCAAAGTGAAAGGAGGACGTCCGTTACTCGAGAGTGACTTAGATCAAGCTGGACAGACCGAAGTCGACACCAAACTGAATACAACCAAGACCGGAATGAGCATTCCTGTCGACAACGTGGTAGGAGTAACGCCTCATCTATCAACTGGAGAGCGTGTTCATGTGTATGCATCCTTTGAAGACGATGCCGGAGCACATTCTGGTTTGCTTTTGCAAAACATGCCTATTATTAGCGTTCAAAGGGAGATGGAAGGTGAACAGCCAAACTTGGTGGCAGTGACTCTTTCCCTATCGAGAAACGAAGCTGTTCTGTTAACCCATGCGCTCCACTATGGCAAAATTCGATTAGGCTTGGCAGCAGTGATGGATGGACAGAAATCAGGAATAGGTGACACTGTCTTTGCGACAGACCTTATGAAAACCAAGAAACGTTGGGGCAATCAAGAGGAGGAACGAGAGTGA